Proteins encoded by one window of Akkermansia muciniphila ATCC BAA-835:
- a CDS encoding tetratricopeptide repeat protein: MMQTFSRFRFPHAVLTSCAAVLLSLGGASPAAAAPSAGDTFPQDRQDLLKNKKYQQGLKALENRLPLEASKHFQECLSSQNLTESQKAIIRPFLAEALIRAKKTEEGLNAWEQLPDSPMKSYWTAVGLFNKGSFTKALEKLTAIPETDPLSLYGLQLKAQLARQLQDRQLLLETLSRLGQAESPAVSRPARLLLADVLVNQECYQNAAAILEQLKTEDGTDSNRLIRSYAELIEGKLAGKQGNLDQAIKTFSAVMDNKSYPEKIRDLGRLALAKAEIDREKSNPEQAEEETRSLPQEEEAPHTAGTAEERLLAFIGGKAESALLMDAFNILLEEDIFRTNPQALEKLNGWVKARDASRQPAAMYAMGILLLEKDDLSGAVKMAEEGLSKYPQSLPVQILSLNTITVLLDKNRLQDAERLISKYPGSSPDLVFQQGALAFLKKDYSLAQKFFREAARRASETTAENALFNENLAALNANDASGAAALIKEASGSSRLRESILFEQAHYAAKRMAPQAAELLANFITLAETPALKTQARLDQVEVALNLNPPDLETVQAILPLLEKEQLSPEQTMQLARLNILEAESRQEWPNAIQSCRRAIALDSEGKQADMLYLKLGELLYKNGDFHEAQLVLQPFPSKYPDSPLQAAALFLAGKAAQQSNTGSTLNAALNIFKTLGTGDTPFAQPARIEEASVLLRMGKADQCIVALENLLSSPLPRYMRLLALSIQADAWVAKEDTHSDTLRKAINLCTEILDTPNLGLAWKFKALTQRAQFYERMNEQKKALDDYASILAHTPSGSSANKRRDWHWFYNAGFASIRLLGQLQDWDGALALAKKLAQTSGPRAREAAAYARRIQLEHFIWQDEPEASAPENGKTATPDQTAD, translated from the coding sequence ATGATGCAAACCTTTTCCAGATTCCGTTTTCCCCATGCCGTTCTCACATCCTGCGCGGCTGTCCTGCTTTCCCTGGGCGGCGCTTCCCCTGCAGCTGCCGCCCCCTCTGCGGGAGACACCTTTCCGCAGGACAGGCAGGACCTCCTGAAAAACAAAAAATACCAGCAGGGACTGAAAGCCCTGGAAAACCGCCTTCCCCTGGAAGCCAGCAAACACTTCCAGGAATGCCTGTCTTCCCAAAACCTTACGGAATCACAAAAAGCCATAATCCGCCCCTTTCTGGCAGAAGCCCTGATCCGCGCCAAAAAAACGGAAGAAGGACTGAATGCCTGGGAGCAGCTGCCGGACTCTCCCATGAAATCCTACTGGACGGCGGTAGGCCTCTTCAATAAAGGCTCCTTTACCAAAGCCCTGGAAAAACTTACCGCTATCCCGGAAACGGATCCGCTTTCCCTCTACGGGCTTCAATTGAAAGCCCAGCTTGCGCGCCAGCTTCAGGACCGACAGCTTTTACTGGAAACCCTCAGCAGGCTGGGGCAGGCGGAATCCCCCGCCGTCTCCCGCCCCGCGCGCCTTCTTCTGGCGGATGTACTGGTGAATCAGGAATGTTACCAGAACGCCGCCGCCATTCTTGAACAACTCAAAACGGAAGACGGGACGGACAGCAACCGGCTCATACGTTCATACGCCGAGCTCATAGAAGGCAAGCTGGCCGGCAAACAGGGAAATCTGGACCAGGCCATCAAAACCTTCTCCGCCGTTATGGACAACAAATCCTATCCGGAAAAAATCCGTGATCTGGGCCGCCTGGCTCTCGCCAAGGCGGAAATAGATCGGGAAAAAAGCAATCCGGAACAGGCGGAAGAGGAAACGCGGTCCCTGCCTCAGGAAGAGGAAGCTCCGCACACCGCCGGAACGGCGGAGGAACGCCTGTTGGCGTTCATTGGCGGCAAAGCGGAATCCGCCTTGCTGATGGACGCCTTCAACATTCTGCTGGAGGAAGACATCTTTCGAACCAATCCCCAGGCTCTGGAAAAACTCAACGGCTGGGTAAAAGCCAGGGATGCATCCCGCCAGCCGGCAGCCATGTATGCCATGGGAATCCTTCTTCTGGAAAAAGATGACCTGTCAGGCGCCGTCAAAATGGCGGAAGAGGGGCTCTCCAAATATCCCCAGAGCCTTCCCGTTCAAATTCTTTCTCTGAATACCATTACTGTTTTGCTGGATAAAAACCGTCTGCAGGATGCGGAACGTCTTATTTCCAAATATCCCGGTTCATCCCCTGACCTCGTCTTTCAACAGGGAGCCCTGGCTTTCCTCAAAAAAGACTACTCCCTGGCGCAGAAATTTTTCCGGGAAGCGGCCCGCCGCGCTTCGGAAACAACGGCGGAAAACGCCCTGTTCAATGAAAACCTGGCCGCCCTGAACGCCAATGACGCCTCCGGAGCTGCCGCTCTCATCAAGGAAGCCTCAGGCTCTTCCCGGCTCCGGGAGAGCATCCTCTTTGAACAGGCCCATTACGCCGCTAAAAGGATGGCCCCTCAGGCTGCTGAATTGCTGGCAAATTTCATAACTCTGGCGGAAACTCCGGCCCTGAAAACCCAGGCGCGGCTGGACCAGGTGGAAGTAGCCCTGAATCTCAACCCTCCGGACCTGGAAACCGTGCAGGCTATCCTTCCCCTGTTGGAAAAAGAGCAGTTGTCTCCGGAACAGACCATGCAGCTGGCGCGGCTGAATATTCTGGAGGCGGAAAGCCGGCAGGAATGGCCCAACGCCATTCAGTCCTGCCGACGAGCCATTGCCCTGGATTCGGAAGGCAAACAGGCGGACATGCTTTACCTCAAACTGGGAGAGCTTCTGTACAAAAACGGAGACTTCCATGAAGCGCAGCTTGTCCTCCAGCCCTTTCCCTCCAAATACCCTGACAGCCCTCTTCAGGCGGCAGCCCTCTTTCTGGCAGGAAAAGCCGCCCAGCAAAGCAATACCGGCAGCACGCTGAACGCCGCCCTGAACATCTTCAAAACCCTAGGCACGGGGGACACCCCCTTTGCCCAGCCTGCCAGAATAGAAGAAGCCTCCGTTCTGCTGCGCATGGGGAAAGCGGACCAATGCATCGTCGCCCTGGAGAACCTGCTTTCCTCCCCATTGCCGCGCTACATGCGCCTGCTGGCCCTCTCCATCCAGGCGGATGCATGGGTAGCTAAGGAAGATACCCATTCGGACACTCTTCGCAAGGCCATCAACCTCTGTACGGAAATCCTGGACACGCCCAACCTGGGACTGGCCTGGAAATTCAAGGCTCTGACCCAGCGGGCCCAGTTCTATGAACGAATGAACGAACAAAAAAAAGCGCTGGATGACTATGCCTCCATTCTGGCCCATACGCCCAGCGGAAGTTCCGCCAACAAACGCAGGGACTGGCACTGGTTCTACAACGCCGGCTTCGCCTCCATCCGCCTGCTGGGCCAGCTTCAGGACTGGGACGGAGCCCTGGCGCTGGCAAAAAAACTGGCGCAGACTTCCGGCCCCAGAGCCAGGGAAGCAGCGGCTTACGCGCGCCGCATCCAGCTGGAACATTTCATTTGGCAGGATGAACCGGAAGCCTCTGCGCCGGAAAACGGAAAGACGGCGACACCGGATCAAACCGCGGATTAA
- a CDS encoding DeoR/GlpR family DNA-binding transcription regulator, with protein MYLASQRKEFILKTLAEHGAARTIALAKQMKVTDETVRNDLINLEKRGFLKRVHGGALALTHKSLHEDIVTQDDVSIRIAKKTVQNIPASVVMFIDSSTMGYQICNHINSKDTHVVSNNPTLLTRLEGIPNLSFYCTGGHFDREALVYVGQDAAKAAGSLSIDMVVLTPDCYSPKHGAGYKNMLQSEFIKSVIPADAKVIIAMPSTSVANNPAFYTVAPSQVSMLITDEALSPEMADQIEKSGVKVELA; from the coding sequence ATGTATTTAGCATCCCAACGCAAAGAGTTCATTCTGAAAACGCTGGCTGAACATGGAGCTGCAAGGACCATTGCTCTGGCCAAACAGATGAAGGTCACGGATGAAACGGTCCGCAATGATTTGATTAACCTTGAAAAACGCGGCTTCCTCAAGCGCGTCCACGGCGGCGCACTGGCGCTTACTCACAAATCCCTCCATGAAGACATTGTCACTCAAGATGATGTGTCTATCAGGATTGCAAAAAAAACCGTTCAGAATATTCCCGCTTCCGTGGTTATGTTCATTGACAGCAGCACCATGGGCTACCAAATATGCAACCACATCAATTCCAAAGATACGCATGTGGTTTCCAACAACCCCACGTTGCTGACCCGGCTTGAAGGCATTCCGAACCTGAGCTTCTATTGCACGGGCGGACACTTCGACCGCGAAGCCCTGGTCTATGTAGGGCAGGACGCCGCCAAGGCCGCCGGATCCCTGAGCATTGACATGGTCGTGCTGACGCCAGACTGCTACTCCCCCAAGCATGGTGCCGGATACAAGAACATGTTGCAATCCGAATTCATCAAGAGCGTCATCCCCGCGGATGCCAAGGTAATCATCGCCATGCCCTCCACCAGCGTAGCGAACAACCCGGCATTCTATACCGTTGCGCCCTCCCAGGTTTCCATGCTCATCACTGATGAGGCCCTTTCTCCGGAAATGGCCGACCAGATTGAAAAGAGCGGCGTCAAGGTGGAACTCGCCTAA
- a CDS encoding M23 family metallopeptidase, which translates to MPLLMADIVVRFPTENTALLDNRPQDFYMYVDRNFEGKKSQPWEAGAYGFTRTLVRTQAGPVAVKFHEGIDIKPLRRDASGTPLDDVHPVAGGTVVHASANPTHSNYGRYVVIEHQLKDGPLYSLYAHLASVSCRKGDRVGTGNVIGKLGYSGVGLNKTRAHVHLELCLKLQDDFENWYSSLKLGTPNRHGSYNGLNLAGFDPAPVLLQCKDGAEFSLSRHISSLPVQYVVRAPSSGELPSLVKRYPFLLKPGPSDPKSWEISFTGEGVPVSVTPSSQPCTEPVVIRAVPHPFSQLYRTCNRVSGSSKDPKLTAAGKRYIRLIFMGPES; encoded by the coding sequence ATGCCATTACTGATGGCGGATATTGTAGTGCGCTTCCCCACGGAAAATACAGCCCTGCTGGACAACCGCCCGCAGGACTTTTACATGTATGTAGACCGCAATTTTGAAGGGAAGAAATCCCAGCCGTGGGAAGCTGGAGCCTACGGCTTTACCCGGACCCTCGTCAGAACCCAGGCAGGCCCCGTGGCCGTCAAATTTCATGAGGGTATCGACATTAAACCTCTCAGGAGGGATGCTTCCGGCACGCCGCTGGACGACGTGCACCCCGTAGCCGGAGGCACGGTAGTCCATGCCTCCGCCAACCCAACCCATAGCAATTACGGCCGCTATGTGGTCATTGAGCACCAGCTGAAGGACGGCCCGCTTTACAGCCTGTATGCCCATCTGGCCTCCGTCTCCTGCAGGAAAGGCGACCGGGTAGGAACCGGAAACGTTATTGGAAAGCTGGGATACTCCGGGGTGGGTTTGAACAAAACGCGTGCTCATGTGCATCTGGAACTCTGCCTCAAGCTACAAGATGACTTTGAAAACTGGTATTCCAGTCTGAAACTGGGCACTCCCAACCGCCACGGTTCCTATAACGGACTCAATTTGGCCGGCTTTGACCCGGCACCCGTCCTCCTGCAATGCAAGGACGGGGCGGAATTTTCCCTCTCTCGCCATATCTCCTCCCTGCCGGTCCAATACGTCGTGCGGGCTCCCTCTTCCGGCGAACTGCCCAGCCTTGTCAAACGCTACCCCTTCCTCCTGAAGCCGGGGCCCTCCGACCCCAAATCCTGGGAAATCAGTTTCACGGGAGAAGGAGTTCCCGTTTCCGTGACTCCTTCCAGCCAACCGTGCACGGAACCCGTCGTCATCCGGGCCGTTCCGCATCCTTTCTCCCAACTGTACAGGACCTGCAACCGCGTTTCCGGCTCCAGCAAGGACCCTAAGCTTACCGCCGCCGGCAAACGCTACATCCGGCTCATCTTCATGGGGCCTGAATCATAA
- a CDS encoding GNAT family N-acetyltransferase, protein MKIEHYQNRDETEVLNIWLKASEQAHSFAGVGFWCGLVEDMRQVYLPRARTWVCRDGGRVVGFACLVGEGELAALFVAPERQCEGIGTALLDWVKEHSKGMLTVGVYEENARARAFYRRGGFEEIGSREDELTGSREYRMEWKRERI, encoded by the coding sequence ATGAAGATAGAACATTACCAGAATAGGGATGAAACGGAGGTTTTGAATATTTGGCTGAAAGCGTCCGAACAAGCCCACTCTTTTGCGGGAGTGGGGTTCTGGTGCGGTTTGGTGGAAGATATGAGGCAGGTGTACCTGCCCAGGGCGCGTACATGGGTGTGCAGGGACGGTGGCCGTGTTGTCGGGTTTGCCTGCCTGGTGGGGGAGGGGGAACTGGCCGCTCTGTTTGTGGCGCCGGAACGCCAGTGTGAAGGGATAGGTACAGCGTTGCTGGACTGGGTGAAGGAACACAGCAAGGGAATGCTGACGGTTGGGGTCTATGAAGAGAATGCCCGCGCCCGCGCATTCTATCGGCGCGGAGGGTTTGAAGAAATCGGCTCCAGGGAAGATGAGCTGACGGGAAGCCGGGAGTACCGGATGGAATGGAAAAGAGAGAGGATATGA
- a CDS encoding amidophosphoribosyltransferase, whose protein sequence is MSDFLKHECGVAAIRLLKPLSYFQDKYGSTLWAFNKLLILMEKQYNRGQDGAGIGCVKLNMPLGQPYLFRTRDASKDALTSIFNGQIKKLNKKVRRGQVNLKDAADIKNNFDYGGEILMGHLRYGTSGLFDEGSCHPYLRRTNWPTRTLMVLGNFNMTNTPELNQRMIERGQHPVFGTDTQTVLEEIGYHLDEAHTDLYRALRDSGMPGPEIPHAISSRLNIQEIIHNSAKQWDGGYAIMGAIGNGDYFCLRDPHGIRPCHYLITDEFIAVASERVPLMTVFEVESEQVQELPPANMLSIKADGTHAITEFTTPLKPAPCSFEKIYFSRGNDPIVYRERKALGAALTPQIVDSLEDRFDKSAITYIPNTAETAYYGLLEGLRVYRRKRVHAQLLEALRNGTLDENMLDSAILKRWPRGEKIAHKDIKMRTFITQEKSRAQLVSHVYDLTYGAVGPEDVLVALDDSIVRGTTLRRSILRILGRTNPRKIVIASTAPQIRYPDCYGIDMSELGNFIAFQAAVSLIKQHGQVRLLEEVYKACREELAKPKEERRNCVKAIYEGLTEAEISREITRLVTPHDAPCPVEVIFQTIENLHESIEGPCGDWYFTGDYPTPGGYTTVNVAYMRWFEGKGGRAYDLPL, encoded by the coding sequence ATGAGCGATTTTCTTAAACACGAGTGCGGCGTAGCCGCCATTCGTCTGCTTAAGCCTCTCTCTTATTTTCAGGATAAATACGGCTCCACCCTCTGGGCGTTCAACAAACTGCTCATCCTGATGGAAAAGCAGTACAACCGCGGCCAGGACGGCGCGGGCATAGGCTGCGTCAAGCTGAACATGCCCTTGGGGCAGCCTTACCTGTTCCGCACCCGGGACGCCAGCAAAGACGCCCTCACGAGCATCTTCAACGGGCAAATCAAGAAGCTCAATAAAAAAGTTCGCCGCGGCCAGGTCAATCTGAAGGATGCGGCAGATATCAAAAACAACTTCGACTACGGCGGGGAAATCCTGATGGGGCATCTCCGCTACGGCACCTCCGGCCTCTTTGACGAAGGGTCCTGCCACCCCTACCTGCGCCGCACCAACTGGCCGACCCGTACCCTGATGGTTCTGGGCAACTTCAACATGACCAATACGCCGGAATTGAACCAGCGCATGATTGAACGCGGCCAGCACCCCGTCTTCGGAACGGACACGCAGACTGTCCTTGAAGAAATAGGGTATCACCTGGATGAAGCCCACACGGACCTCTACCGCGCCTTGCGGGACAGCGGCATGCCCGGCCCGGAAATACCCCATGCCATTTCCTCCCGGCTCAACATTCAGGAAATTATCCATAACTCCGCCAAGCAATGGGACGGCGGATATGCCATCATGGGAGCCATCGGTAACGGAGACTACTTCTGCCTGCGGGATCCGCACGGCATCCGCCCATGCCACTACCTGATTACGGATGAATTCATTGCCGTGGCCTCCGAACGCGTTCCGCTGATGACCGTTTTTGAAGTGGAAAGCGAACAGGTTCAAGAACTTCCGCCGGCCAACATGCTCTCTATCAAGGCAGACGGCACACATGCCATTACGGAATTTACCACACCTCTGAAACCGGCTCCCTGCTCCTTTGAAAAAATTTACTTCTCCCGCGGAAACGATCCTATCGTTTACCGGGAACGCAAAGCGCTCGGTGCGGCATTGACCCCCCAAATCGTGGATTCTCTGGAAGACCGTTTTGACAAATCCGCTATCACCTACATTCCCAACACGGCGGAAACCGCCTACTACGGCCTACTGGAAGGCCTGCGCGTCTACCGCCGCAAGCGCGTGCATGCCCAGCTTCTGGAAGCCCTGAGAAACGGCACCCTGGATGAAAACATGCTGGACAGCGCTATCCTGAAACGCTGGCCGCGCGGTGAAAAAATCGCCCACAAGGATATCAAAATGCGCACTTTCATCACGCAGGAAAAAAGCCGTGCGCAACTGGTCTCCCATGTATATGACCTTACTTACGGCGCCGTAGGGCCGGAAGACGTGCTCGTCGCCCTTGACGACTCCATTGTCCGCGGCACCACCTTGAGAAGGTCCATCCTTCGCATCCTGGGCCGAACCAATCCTCGGAAAATCGTCATTGCATCCACTGCCCCGCAAATCCGGTATCCGGACTGCTATGGCATTGACATGTCCGAACTGGGCAACTTCATCGCCTTCCAGGCGGCCGTCTCCCTGATCAAGCAGCACGGACAGGTCCGTCTGCTGGAAGAAGTATACAAGGCATGCAGGGAAGAACTGGCCAAACCCAAGGAAGAACGGCGCAATTGTGTGAAGGCTATTTACGAAGGGTTGACGGAGGCTGAAATCTCCAGGGAAATCACCCGTCTGGTCACTCCGCATGACGCTCCGTGCCCCGTGGAAGTCATTTTCCAGACCATCGAAAACCTCCATGAATCCATAGAAGGCCCCTGCGGCGACTGGTATTTCACCGGAGATTACCCAACTCCGGGCGGATACACTACAGTTAATGTGGCATACATGCGCTGGTTTGAGGGTAAAGGGGGCCGTGCATACGATTTGCCCTTGTAG
- a CDS encoding flavoprotein has translation MACIILGVTGSIAAYKAADIASALVKYGHEVHCVCTAKALEFVTPLTLHTISRNPVFSSFEDEKTDWVPPHIQLAQRADLLLVAPATANTMANFAHGFAPDMLSSLYLACQSPVLICPAMNVHMWEHAATQQNAAVLKQRKDHYILGPSESGILACGAEGAGKLMPVDKIIQKTLSLLP, from the coding sequence ATGGCCTGCATCATTCTGGGCGTCACCGGCTCCATTGCCGCATACAAAGCGGCGGATATCGCTTCCGCCCTGGTCAAATACGGTCATGAAGTGCACTGCGTCTGCACAGCCAAGGCCCTTGAATTCGTCACTCCCCTCACCCTGCACACGATTTCCCGCAACCCCGTCTTTTCCTCCTTTGAGGATGAAAAGACGGACTGGGTTCCCCCACACATCCAACTGGCCCAACGGGCGGATCTTCTGCTTGTAGCCCCAGCCACGGCAAACACCATGGCCAATTTTGCCCATGGCTTCGCTCCGGACATGCTCAGTTCCCTCTACCTGGCTTGCCAGTCTCCGGTGCTTATTTGCCCAGCTATGAACGTCCACATGTGGGAACATGCGGCCACGCAGCAAAACGCGGCCGTTCTGAAGCAAAGGAAGGATCATTACATCCTCGGCCCCAGTGAATCCGGAATTCTGGCCTGCGGAGCGGAAGGCGCGGGAAAACTCATGCCGGTGGACAAGATTATTCAAAAAACACTCTCCCTTCTGCCGTAA
- a CDS encoding RNA polymerase sigma factor translates to MSGPISYTTLEDTELVARAREGDSRAFDELVIRHSRKLHATLYQMTDNYDDAYDIAQEAFSKAYRALRYFNGQSAFYTWLHSIAVNHARNFLKKRNRRMTYSLDDDEYGDHTEKDMNMADETDGADPERRTHLNELQLKINEALKKLSTKHREVVVLHDVKGLNHTEISALLGISEGTLRSRLHYAHKELQGLLAEYLS, encoded by the coding sequence ATGTCGGGACCCATTTCATACACGACCTTGGAAGACACCGAACTGGTCGCCAGGGCACGGGAAGGAGATTCGCGGGCTTTTGACGAACTTGTCATTCGCCACAGCCGCAAACTCCATGCTACCCTGTACCAGATGACGGACAACTACGACGATGCCTATGACATCGCCCAGGAAGCGTTCTCCAAAGCCTACCGGGCCTTGCGCTACTTCAATGGACAAAGCGCCTTTTACACATGGCTGCACTCCATTGCCGTCAACCACGCCAGAAACTTCCTGAAAAAACGCAACCGCAGAATGACCTACAGTCTGGACGACGACGAGTACGGCGACCATACGGAAAAGGACATGAACATGGCGGATGAAACGGACGGGGCGGACCCGGAACGCCGTACCCATTTGAATGAATTGCAGCTCAAAATCAACGAAGCATTGAAGAAACTTTCCACTAAACACAGGGAAGTCGTTGTTCTTCATGACGTAAAAGGGCTCAACCATACGGAAATATCCGCCCTTCTCGGTATCTCTGAAGGAACGCTCAGATCACGTCTGCACTATGCCCACAAGGAACTCCAGGGGCTGCTGGCGGAATATCTAAGTTAA
- a CDS encoding PDZ domain-containing protein, whose protein sequence is MMDLAPILTGIAVAGLICQATAVPVPFKVEAILPQAEGAPYATMAAQIGKDMLASLIPYRVLKNGGVTYHLGDKSTPPLQVWAQEKLTGLTIFKVDPAHIYDGQADLTPPGILKRGDKLSFASSKNETTQGIYVGMEHSIGDTSFPLRLIRAQFPKLAVPPIGQPCYDSENRLVGIVLGVSRKGTCHLLPARAISFLATHPEAKRVRLGCLLDINSSTPVIEGLINGGPLARGGIQTGDILININDTPIRNYGDMLDATYYLTGDKPLSIEVIRGTQVVTSKGILPTQDPR, encoded by the coding sequence ATGATGGACTTGGCTCCGATATTGACGGGCATAGCCGTTGCAGGCCTGATTTGCCAGGCAACGGCCGTGCCTGTCCCTTTTAAGGTAGAAGCCATCCTCCCCCAGGCGGAAGGGGCGCCGTATGCGACCATGGCGGCGCAAATCGGTAAAGACATGCTGGCCTCCTTGATTCCCTACCGGGTTTTAAAAAACGGAGGCGTGACCTACCACCTCGGGGACAAGAGTACCCCTCCCCTTCAGGTTTGGGCCCAGGAAAAGCTCACAGGCCTGACAATCTTTAAGGTGGATCCAGCCCATATATACGACGGGCAGGCAGACCTGACCCCTCCCGGCATTCTTAAACGCGGCGACAAACTGTCCTTTGCCAGCAGCAAAAATGAGACCACGCAGGGAATTTACGTGGGCATGGAACATTCCATCGGGGACACCAGTTTCCCCCTGAGGCTCATCCGCGCCCAGTTCCCCAAGCTGGCAGTCCCCCCCATCGGCCAACCATGCTACGACTCTGAAAACCGTCTGGTCGGCATTGTTCTGGGCGTTTCCCGCAAAGGAACCTGCCACCTGCTGCCCGCCCGTGCCATCTCCTTCCTGGCAACCCATCCGGAAGCCAAAAGAGTGCGCCTGGGTTGCCTGCTGGACATCAACTCCTCAACCCCCGTCATTGAGGGCCTTATCAACGGAGGTCCTCTTGCACGGGGAGGAATTCAGACCGGGGACATCCTCATCAACATCAACGACACGCCCATCCGCAACTACGGAGACATGCTGGACGCCACTTATTACCTAACAGGAGACAAACCTCTGTCTATCGAAGTCATCCGCGGCACCCAGGTGGTAACAAGCAAGGGAATCCTCCCCACGCAGGATCCCCGTTAA
- a CDS encoding PPK2 family polyphosphate kinase encodes MDTPPTAKNWRLNAAAIIMDAEGCVLLGKDSGRNPYWHFPQGGVIKHESIEQTLAREVWEEVGLRPTEYTIVSRLSGLRYKYPSGNRKVTRWIGQEQTYFLVRCKTRRPKTDLHRSPEFSKTKWIPLQNLKLEMFPKFKRKVIKNALQQFFGPGFPSKHAAVKTSSPSSPSSSTLTSRTMNRYLVPPGKKLRLKDYSPDDKSLFSGTKEESLIEFDKLREELQELQKKLFAQHKHKILVILQAMDAGGKDGCVKHVFSRVDPQGLHVVPFKKPTTEELDHDFLWRVHKEVPAKGQIAIFNRSHYEDIIAVRVKKIFPDPVWKRRYKHVLDFEAMLAEEGTVIIKLFLNISKAEQKKRLESRLQDPDKLWKFCMDDLDDRNRWDEFQTAYQDLIEKTSTPEAPWYIIPADRKWYRNLVVARLMVEKLRHLQLSLPTPNFDPASIIIPD; translated from the coding sequence ATGGATACCCCCCCCACAGCAAAAAACTGGAGACTCAACGCAGCAGCCATCATCATGGACGCTGAAGGCTGCGTATTGCTGGGCAAGGACAGCGGCCGCAACCCGTACTGGCACTTTCCGCAGGGAGGCGTCATTAAACACGAAAGCATTGAACAGACTCTTGCGCGGGAGGTATGGGAGGAAGTGGGCCTGCGCCCCACGGAATACACCATTGTCAGCCGCCTGTCCGGCCTGCGTTACAAATACCCTTCCGGCAACCGTAAAGTTACGCGCTGGATAGGCCAGGAACAAACCTACTTTCTTGTGCGCTGCAAAACCAGGCGCCCTAAAACGGATTTGCACCGCAGCCCCGAATTTTCAAAAACGAAATGGATTCCCCTCCAGAATCTCAAACTGGAAATGTTCCCCAAATTCAAAAGGAAAGTCATCAAAAACGCCCTTCAGCAATTCTTCGGGCCCGGCTTTCCTTCCAAACACGCCGCTGTGAAAACATCTTCCCCCTCCTCACCCTCATCTTCAACACTAACTTCGCGTACGATGAACCGTTACCTGGTGCCTCCGGGCAAAAAACTGCGTTTAAAGGATTATTCTCCGGATGACAAATCTCTCTTCTCCGGAACCAAGGAAGAATCCCTGATTGAATTCGACAAACTGAGGGAAGAACTGCAGGAACTGCAAAAAAAACTTTTTGCTCAGCACAAGCACAAAATTCTGGTTATTCTTCAGGCCATGGATGCAGGAGGCAAGGACGGCTGCGTCAAGCATGTCTTCTCCCGGGTGGATCCGCAGGGGCTGCACGTAGTCCCCTTCAAAAAACCCACTACTGAGGAACTGGACCACGATTTCCTGTGGCGCGTTCACAAGGAGGTCCCCGCCAAAGGGCAGATCGCCATCTTCAACCGTTCCCATTACGAAGATATCATTGCCGTCCGCGTGAAAAAAATCTTCCCGGACCCAGTCTGGAAACGCCGCTACAAGCACGTCCTCGACTTTGAAGCCATGCTTGCGGAAGAAGGCACCGTCATCATCAAGCTATTCCTGAATATCTCCAAGGCGGAACAGAAAAAACGGCTGGAATCCAGACTTCAGGACCCGGATAAACTTTGGAAATTCTGCATGGATGACCTGGATGACCGAAATCGTTGGGATGAATTCCAGACAGCCTACCAGGATCTCATTGAAAAAACATCTACTCCGGAAGCTCCCTGGTACATTATCCCGGCAGACCGGAAATGGTACAGAAATCTGGTTGTCGCCCGCCTGATGGTAGAAAAACTGCGCCATCTCCAGCTTTCGCTCCCCACTCCCAACTTTGATCCAGCCTCCATCATCATTCCAGATTGA